The following proteins come from a genomic window of Aquimarina sp. MAR_2010_214:
- a CDS encoding carbonic anhydrase family protein: MKAHTKETQDAMTSNSALKALVEGNQRFQNNLKADRNLLQQVTQTANGQFPFATILSCIDSRVSSELIFDQGMGDIFSIRIAGNFVNEDILGSMEFACKLAGTKLLVVLGHTACGAVKGACDHARLGNLTALINKIEPAVEAVKEPKDDALRNSKNIDFVNEVAEKNVIMTIDNIRSSSEVLAEMENNGEIKIVGGMYDIKTGGVKFF, translated from the coding sequence ATGAAAGCACATACAAAAGAAACGCAAGATGCAATGACATCAAATAGTGCATTAAAAGCACTTGTAGAAGGAAACCAACGTTTTCAAAATAACCTGAAGGCGGATAGAAATTTATTGCAACAAGTAACCCAGACCGCAAATGGTCAATTTCCTTTCGCAACGATATTGAGTTGTATCGATTCTCGAGTATCATCAGAATTAATTTTTGATCAGGGTATGGGTGATATTTTTAGCATACGAATTGCAGGAAATTTTGTGAACGAAGATATCTTAGGTAGTATGGAGTTTGCCTGTAAATTGGCAGGAACAAAACTATTGGTGGTCTTGGGGCATACTGCCTGTGGTGCGGTTAAAGGAGCATGTGATCATGCTAGACTTGGAAATTTAACCGCCTTAATAAACAAAATAGAACCAGCAGTTGAAGCAGTTAAAGAACCAAAAGATGATGCCTTAAGAAACTCAAAAAATATCGATTTTGTAAATGAGGTTGCAGAAAAAAATGTAATCATGACCATTGATAATATTCGTTCTTCAAGTGAAGTCCTTGCCGAAATGGAAAATAATGGAGAAATAAAAATTGTTGGCGGAATGTATGACATTAAAACCGGTGGAGTAAAATTCTTTTAA
- a CDS encoding universal stress protein, translating to MKTNILKSKYRLLVLIDQTKSSYTALRNAVNLAKVIDAGIEVFYVKPPMQVVRYDNQIAVMRTLDEERVASKKAMQKLVDTVSDIENIPVIYSFTFGNVITEIQNHITKTQPDIVVIGKRKPKIVNFLGDGLTSYLLKHHKGGILISGSDKNLTSYHNVSLGFLDDVSINKEVEIVQDLKKRTHKPFKLFKIKKTDSRLKKPTAFSKPKEQSIAENTVIFEFDEGMDNSSSVSKYIEKNKLGLLCVKRETKQKLRKSIGFNTKIQQTINKTNVPVLILAN from the coding sequence ATGAAAACTAATATATTAAAATCAAAATATAGACTATTAGTATTAATTGACCAAACTAAATCCTCATATACAGCATTACGTAATGCTGTGAATTTGGCAAAGGTTATAGATGCTGGAATTGAGGTTTTTTATGTAAAACCACCAATGCAGGTTGTTCGATATGATAACCAAATAGCTGTAATGAGAACACTAGACGAAGAAAGAGTTGCTTCAAAAAAGGCAATGCAAAAATTAGTTGATACGGTATCAGATATAGAAAATATCCCTGTCATATACAGTTTTACCTTCGGAAATGTTATTACTGAAATACAAAATCACATTACCAAAACACAGCCAGATATTGTTGTTATTGGTAAACGAAAACCCAAAATAGTAAACTTTTTGGGAGATGGACTAACGTCTTATTTATTGAAGCATCACAAAGGAGGAATTCTTATTTCTGGAAGTGATAAAAACCTTACATCGTATCATAATGTATCTCTTGGTTTTCTTGATGATGTATCGATAAATAAAGAAGTTGAAATTGTTCAGGATTTAAAAAAGCGTACTCATAAACCTTTTAAGCTGTTTAAAATTAAGAAAACAGATTCTCGACTTAAAAAACCAACAGCCTTTTCGAAACCTAAAGAACAATCTATTGCAGAAAATACAGTAATTTTTGAGTTCGACGAAGGAATGGATAATAGTAGTAGCGTCTCAAAATATATTGAAAAAAATAAATTGGGACTGCTTTGTGTAAAACGAGAAACTAAACAAAAACTACGTAAATCAATTGGTTTCAACACTAAAATTCAGCAGACCATAAACAAAACAAATGTGCCGGTTCTTATATTGGCTAACTAA
- a CDS encoding SulP family inorganic anion transporter — MNNSNLFKNLKADIPASIVVFFVALPLCLGIALASGAPLFSGLIAGIVGGIVVGAMSGSQIGVSGPAAGLAAIVLTAIGALGGYQNFLLAVVLGGVIQLAFGFLKAGIIGYYFPSSVIKGMLTGIGIIIILKQIPHFFGYDADPEGDFAFFQIDGENTFSGILSAINAISPGATLIAVIGLGVLLLWSNVLSKKGKIFQLIQGPLVAVAAGIIYFIVTAGNSTWGISTEHLVSVPVPEDASSFLAQFSFPNFGAITNPQIWVTAFTIALVASLETLLCVEATDKLDPRKRVTPTNRELLAQGTGNIISGLIGGLPITQVIVRSSANIQSGGKSKMVAILHGFLLLISVILIPRLLNKIPLSVLAAILFIVGYKLAKPGLFKTMYQLGWKQFVPFIVTVTGIVFTDLLVGIGLGLLVGIVVILIKSFQNSHFLHIEDKSNGKHKIKMTLAEEVTFFNKGAILKELDSLPRDTYLELDVRKTRYLDNDIVEILEDFSEKARNRNIDIQLISERGIIENPDSFIQFFRLRPKSA; from the coding sequence ATGAATAATTCAAATTTATTTAAAAATCTTAAGGCCGATATTCCGGCCAGTATTGTCGTGTTTTTTGTAGCGTTACCTCTATGTTTAGGTATTGCTTTAGCAAGTGGAGCTCCTTTGTTTTCTGGCCTGATTGCCGGTATCGTAGGTGGTATCGTAGTGGGAGCCATGAGTGGATCCCAAATAGGTGTTAGTGGCCCTGCTGCAGGGCTTGCAGCAATTGTATTAACCGCAATTGGCGCATTAGGAGGGTATCAAAACTTCCTTTTGGCTGTCGTTTTGGGAGGTGTGATACAATTGGCATTTGGTTTCTTGAAAGCAGGAATTATAGGGTATTACTTTCCATCATCCGTAATTAAAGGAATGCTAACAGGAATAGGTATTATTATCATACTTAAACAAATACCACATTTCTTTGGATATGACGCAGATCCAGAAGGTGATTTTGCATTCTTCCAGATAGATGGTGAAAATACATTCTCAGGAATTTTAAGTGCAATTAATGCTATTAGTCCCGGAGCTACATTAATAGCAGTTATCGGCCTCGGAGTTCTTCTTTTATGGAGTAACGTACTTTCAAAAAAAGGGAAAATATTTCAACTTATTCAAGGGCCTTTGGTAGCAGTTGCTGCTGGGATTATATACTTTATAGTTACAGCAGGAAATAGTACTTGGGGAATCTCTACAGAACATTTGGTAAGTGTACCTGTACCAGAGGATGCATCTTCGTTCTTAGCGCAATTTAGTTTTCCAAATTTTGGAGCGATTACTAACCCACAAATATGGGTAACTGCCTTTACTATTGCTTTAGTGGCCAGTCTGGAAACCTTATTGTGTGTAGAGGCAACCGATAAGTTAGACCCTCGTAAGCGGGTAACACCTACTAATCGAGAATTACTGGCACAGGGTACAGGAAATATTATTTCTGGACTTATCGGAGGATTGCCGATTACCCAAGTAATTGTTCGTAGTTCAGCAAACATCCAATCAGGAGGGAAGTCCAAAATGGTAGCAATTTTACATGGATTCTTGTTGTTAATTTCTGTAATTTTAATACCAAGACTTTTAAATAAGATTCCACTATCTGTATTAGCTGCAATTCTTTTTATCGTTGGATATAAACTTGCAAAACCAGGATTATTTAAAACCATGTATCAATTAGGTTGGAAACAATTTGTTCCATTTATAGTTACGGTTACAGGTATTGTATTTACAGATCTTTTGGTAGGAATAGGGCTAGGCTTATTAGTAGGTATTGTAGTTATTTTGATAAAGAGTTTTCAAAACTCACATTTCTTACATATCGAAGATAAGAGTAACGGCAAGCATAAAATAAAGATGACATTAGCAGAAGAAGTAACATTTTTCAATAAAGGAGCTATTCTTAAAGAACTAGACAGCCTTCCCAGAGATACTTATTTAGAACTTGATGTTCGAAAAACAAGATATTTAGACAACGATATTGTTGAAATTCTTGAAGATTTTTCTGAAAAAGCAAGAAATAGAAATATTGATATTCAGCTTATTTCAGAAAGAGGTATAATAGAAAACCCAGATAGCTTTATTCAATTTTTTAGACTACGCCCTAAAAGCGCTTAA
- a CDS encoding TetR/AcrR family transcriptional regulator — translation MESLPIHITINPELYTKNPESSDLGKKIVHTSIEMINELGFESFTFRKLGVAIGSNESSIYRYFESKHALLVYLINWYWSWIEYKLVFATANITSAKDKLNTAITLLTQEVKEDNSFTFINEVLLNKIIISESAKAYYTKDVDEENKKGFYKTYKRVVQRVSDMVLEINPKFEFPHMLISTVIEGAHHQRYFSQHLPALTDVEEGKNNVVRFYTDLVQKTIA, via the coding sequence ATGGAAAGTTTACCGATACATATAACAATTAACCCGGAGTTATACACCAAAAACCCTGAATCCTCTGATCTGGGGAAGAAAATAGTACACACTAGTATCGAGATGATAAATGAGTTAGGCTTTGAATCTTTTACATTTAGAAAATTAGGAGTCGCTATAGGGTCTAATGAAAGTTCAATTTATCGTTATTTTGAAAGTAAACATGCATTATTGGTATATTTAATCAATTGGTATTGGAGTTGGATTGAGTATAAATTGGTTTTTGCAACGGCAAACATTACCTCTGCAAAAGATAAATTAAATACCGCAATCACACTGCTTACTCAGGAAGTAAAAGAAGACAACTCTTTTACTTTTATTAATGAAGTACTACTTAATAAAATTATCATTTCAGAATCTGCTAAAGCCTATTATACGAAGGATGTAGATGAAGAAAATAAAAAAGGTTTCTATAAAACTTATAAAAGAGTTGTACAAAGAGTGAGCGATATGGTTTTGGAGATAAATCCAAAATTTGAGTTTCCACATATGCTCATCTCAACAGTGATCGAAGGAGCACATCATCAACGTTATTTTTCTCAACACCTTCCTGCTTTAACCGATGTTGAAGAAGGGAAAAATAATGTAGTAAGATTTTATACTGATCTAGTACAAAAAACTATCGCTTAA
- a CDS encoding RNA polymerase sigma factor → MNLPEKKIKHSWGTTVYFHSENEVKKEHFISVNSNNKWYYLNPKRYKFTIMMDKDRVIIAGIIDGDEKILTCFYKENIRYIQGYILRNNGNSEDVEDVFQDALVVLYQKLRSGLLELRVPIKTYFYGICKNLWRNRLKKKKKLIINDEQYGFNERVGESLIADIENQEREHLYRKHFQKLSTENKKLLYLFFEGKSMKEISKITGYSEGYARKKKFEAKKKLLKMIEKDPMYSELKIIC, encoded by the coding sequence TTGAATTTACCAGAAAAGAAAATTAAGCATAGTTGGGGTACTACGGTTTATTTTCATTCTGAAAATGAGGTGAAAAAAGAACATTTTATCTCAGTAAATTCAAACAACAAATGGTATTATCTAAACCCTAAAAGATACAAATTCACTATAATGATGGATAAAGATCGAGTAATCATAGCTGGAATCATTGATGGGGACGAGAAAATACTAACATGTTTTTATAAAGAAAATATACGATACATCCAGGGATATATTCTTCGCAATAATGGAAACTCTGAAGATGTAGAAGATGTTTTTCAGGATGCATTAGTTGTACTATATCAAAAATTACGATCAGGTCTTTTGGAGTTGCGAGTACCCATAAAAACCTATTTTTATGGAATTTGTAAAAACTTATGGAGAAATCGATTAAAGAAAAAGAAAAAACTGATTATCAACGATGAGCAGTATGGTTTTAATGAGAGGGTTGGTGAATCCTTAATAGCCGATATTGAAAATCAAGAACGCGAGCATCTCTATAGAAAACACTTTCAAAAGTTAAGCACAGAGAATAAGAAACTATTATATCTTTTTTTTGAAGGAAAATCAATGAAAGAAATTTCAAAAATTACAGGATACTCTGAAGGGTATGCCAGAAAAAAGAAATTCGAAGCCAAAAAGAAATTATTAAAAATGATCGAAAAAGATCCAATGTATAGTGAACTAAAAATCATTTGCTAA
- a CDS encoding response regulator transcription factor: MFTKVLVAEDYEIANQGIIKVLNDKIGIYNIEEAKYCDDAYLKFRKAHNDQEVFELLITDLSFREGHKIQTRTSGIELIKDIRSIQPDIKVIVYSQENRPDKINMLFEKLNINGYVCKGQEAIQELVACVQRVYQGNTVWPPEITNNSNANTMIHLDDLDMMLLEELSQGYTKKEIRIKLKKQNISPNSESAIDKRVSKLFDDFKAKNSTHLVAIVKDLGLL; the protein is encoded by the coding sequence ATGTTTACTAAAGTATTGGTAGCAGAAGACTATGAAATTGCCAATCAAGGCATTATAAAAGTGCTGAATGATAAAATTGGAATCTATAATATTGAAGAAGCTAAGTACTGTGATGATGCCTATCTAAAATTTAGAAAAGCGCATAATGATCAGGAAGTATTTGAATTATTGATCACAGATCTTTCATTTAGAGAAGGTCATAAAATCCAAACCAGAACCTCAGGCATCGAACTCATAAAAGATATAAGAAGTATACAACCGGATATCAAAGTGATTGTATACTCTCAGGAAAACAGACCAGACAAAATTAATATGCTATTCGAAAAACTTAATATCAATGGATATGTTTGTAAAGGTCAGGAGGCAATACAAGAATTAGTAGCTTGTGTGCAAAGAGTGTATCAAGGCAATACGGTTTGGCCACCAGAAATTACTAATAATTCTAATGCTAATACAATGATTCACCTGGATGATTTGGATATGATGCTACTAGAAGAATTATCACAAGGATATACCAAAAAAGAAATCCGAATCAAGCTTAAAAAACAAAATATATCTCCAAATAGTGAGAGTGCTATTGATAAAAGAGTAAGTAAACTTTTTGATGACTTCAAAGCTAAAAATAGTACCCATCTGGTAGCTATTGTTAAAGATCTAGGGTTGTTGTAG
- a CDS encoding tetratricopeptide repeat-containing sensor histidine kinase encodes MFRSLFNIICISLFLCLVSCDDQNQTDKDIKSISDQIDSYIEKAKDKNRTNQQRKNSLEEAYKVSSALNNSSFKISRLQNISYVYYDLKDLRHYKLLNEEVLGIAHTIDDSLNIAKSYFYLGIYYRSSKSDVAFKNFHKAENIYALMLKNGKNLNTISFDYGKVLIDLAHILRKAKDYTKSESLTIKAIESFELAENDWYIPMCYTNLGIIAKHLEQYDDAIDYYLKAIKYAKGTDKEVLQKVLSYNNIGTVYKSQQKYDQAKGYYHKGLSYTEFLNKNPRRHSLLLDNLAYVNFLSKDTADIPNLFYKALKIRDSIDDKFGIATNTLHLAEYYQFIQEDSIAKVYAERSRDVSLVLQNNGELLQSYKLLSEIWSGDKGLEYANKYMQLNDSIIKRERIYRDKFARIRFETKEKEQQIIEVQNKNTIYLLGILLLLTSIGFVIYFFRQRTRYLGQQNKIIQFEASYETETRISKQLHDELGNDIFQLMMQYQNDPHDSQIKDKLNITYLKARDISRENNEFETGETYPEELNNILQNYTQKGIQLIVIGFDRIDWDEVDKTIKITVYRVLQELMTNMQKHSQASLVKLKFSNTNDTLTINYSDNGVGMTEEDVKSKNGLRNTENRIRAIRGTLIFDSEKGKGFKAEIQIPN; translated from the coding sequence ATGTTTCGAAGTCTTTTCAACATTATTTGTATATCACTTTTTCTTTGTTTGGTTTCTTGTGACGATCAAAATCAAACAGATAAGGATATAAAGAGTATATCTGATCAAATTGATTCTTATATTGAAAAAGCAAAAGATAAGAATAGAACAAATCAACAAAGAAAAAATAGCTTAGAAGAAGCCTATAAAGTTTCTTCTGCGCTTAATAACAGTTCTTTTAAAATAAGTAGACTTCAAAACATTTCTTATGTGTATTATGATTTAAAAGATTTAAGACATTATAAATTACTGAATGAAGAGGTCTTAGGTATAGCTCATACAATTGATGATTCCTTAAATATAGCGAAATCATATTTTTATTTAGGGATTTATTATAGAAGCTCTAAATCAGATGTTGCTTTCAAAAATTTTCACAAAGCTGAAAATATATATGCTTTAATGTTAAAAAACGGAAAAAATTTAAATACTATTTCTTTCGATTATGGTAAAGTACTAATTGACTTAGCGCATATTTTAAGAAAGGCAAAAGATTATACTAAAAGTGAATCTTTAACTATTAAAGCAATTGAAAGTTTTGAGCTTGCCGAAAATGATTGGTATATTCCAATGTGTTATACTAATTTAGGAATTATAGCAAAGCACCTAGAACAATATGATGATGCTATTGATTACTATCTAAAAGCTATTAAATATGCTAAAGGAACCGATAAAGAGGTATTACAAAAAGTATTATCTTATAATAACATAGGTACGGTTTATAAATCACAACAAAAGTATGATCAAGCAAAAGGATATTATCATAAGGGATTATCATATACAGAGTTTTTAAATAAGAACCCTAGACGACATTCTCTATTACTAGATAATTTGGCATATGTTAATTTTCTATCCAAGGATACCGCTGATATCCCTAATCTTTTTTATAAAGCATTAAAAATTAGAGATAGTATCGATGATAAGTTTGGTATAGCAACCAATACCTTGCATCTAGCAGAATACTATCAATTTATACAAGAAGATAGTATCGCTAAGGTGTACGCAGAACGATCCCGTGATGTGTCATTAGTTTTACAAAATAATGGAGAATTATTACAGAGTTATAAACTATTGTCAGAAATATGGAGTGGTGATAAGGGGTTGGAGTATGCAAATAAATATATGCAACTCAATGATAGTATAATAAAAAGAGAAAGAATATACAGAGATAAGTTTGCAAGAATTCGATTTGAAACCAAAGAAAAAGAACAACAAATCATTGAAGTTCAGAACAAAAATACAATCTATCTCCTTGGAATATTACTATTACTAACAAGTATTGGATTCGTTATCTACTTTTTTAGACAGCGAACACGGTACTTAGGTCAACAAAACAAAATAATACAGTTTGAAGCCAGCTACGAAACCGAAACTCGTATTTCTAAACAATTGCATGATGAGTTAGGGAATGATATTTTCCAGTTGATGATGCAATATCAAAATGACCCCCACGACTCTCAAATAAAAGATAAACTCAACATTACCTACCTTAAAGCACGTGATATCTCTCGTGAAAACAATGAGTTCGAGACTGGGGAGACCTACCCAGAAGAATTGAATAATATACTACAAAACTATACCCAAAAAGGGATTCAGTTAATCGTTATAGGATTTGATAGGATCGATTGGGATGAGGTGGATAAAACCATAAAAATAACGGTATACAGAGTGCTACAGGAATTGATGACCAATATGCAGAAACATAGTCAAGCCAGTCTGGTTAAATTGAAATTTTCTAATACCAATGACACACTCACGATTAACTATTCTGATAATGGTGTAGGGATGACAGAGGAAGATGTAAAATCCAAAAATGGACTTCGAAATACAGAAAACCGTATTCGAGCTATACGAGGAACACTTATCTTTGACTCAGAAAAAGGCAAAGGTTTTAAAGCCGAAATACAAATCCCTAATTAA
- a CDS encoding ATP-binding protein, with protein MKRYTFTSLLFLGIVISVFFNSCNHNVTNDPIATQVSKKIDSLHTYYDIASDNSNAKEKRLETINSFLQGTRKLEIDSLRLKGLSLYAKLLNKYKSPEKAMEQSYVLLQLAQQNQDSVYIGTALYKLGLYNKKLDNYLEAFGYYNQSFKIYRNLKDSINAGRCLMAMSNIQIALGDHNASKTTATDGLKYVENSSEYKIISGLYHGIAISFNQLKNPQKAFLWNSKVLGLLNDSIAKKKVGIHLLPVFKNTRANILAEQKKYEESIAILQSLLKDESVIKKRTRYAQILSNLGHIKFLQDPNNSESETMLLEALSIRQQEKNVFGLFASNIHLTKYYTNKDLGKAKYHAHEAYHSIKDFGDYEALLEVLTLITKLDPESLEDHQRFKEASLQLMELRKKTREIYAPTRFENENLLKENAEKNRKISEVRNENTIYLLGILLLLTGIGFIVYFFRQQMHYLNQQNKIIQFEASYETETRISKQLHDELGNDIFQLMMQYQNDPHDSQIKDKLNITYLKARDISRENNEFETGETYPEELNTMLQNYTQKGIQLIVIGFDRIDWDEVDKTIKITVYRVLQELMTNMQKHSQASLVKLKFSNTNDTLTINYSDNGVGMTEEDVKSKNGLRNTENRIRAIRGTLIFDSEKGKGFKAEIQIPNS; from the coding sequence ATGAAACGATATACGTTTACATCCCTCCTTTTTTTAGGTATAGTAATAAGCGTTTTTTTCAATTCTTGTAATCATAATGTTACCAATGATCCGATTGCTACTCAGGTAAGCAAAAAGATCGATTCTTTACATACCTATTATGACATTGCTTCAGATAATTCCAATGCCAAAGAAAAAAGATTAGAAACCATAAATAGCTTTCTACAAGGAACTAGGAAGCTGGAAATTGATTCTTTACGGCTTAAAGGGCTCTCATTATACGCCAAATTGCTGAATAAATATAAAAGCCCTGAAAAAGCAATGGAGCAATCTTATGTGTTATTACAGCTTGCTCAACAAAATCAAGATAGTGTTTATATAGGAACAGCATTGTATAAATTAGGGCTTTATAATAAAAAGCTTGATAATTACCTGGAAGCTTTTGGATATTATAATCAATCTTTTAAGATTTATAGAAATCTTAAGGATAGTATTAATGCAGGGAGGTGTTTGATGGCTATGTCTAATATTCAGATTGCTTTGGGGGATCATAATGCCAGTAAAACAACAGCTACAGATGGTTTAAAATATGTAGAGAATTCTTCTGAATACAAAATAATATCTGGACTGTATCATGGTATAGCCATATCTTTTAATCAATTAAAAAACCCTCAAAAAGCCTTCCTTTGGAACTCTAAAGTTCTAGGTTTACTTAACGATTCAATTGCAAAAAAGAAAGTAGGGATTCACCTCTTACCAGTTTTTAAAAACACTCGTGCAAATATTTTAGCAGAGCAAAAAAAATATGAAGAAAGTATTGCTATTTTACAATCCTTACTAAAAGATGAGAGCGTAATAAAAAAGCGAACACGATATGCTCAAATCCTAAGCAACCTGGGACATATTAAATTTCTTCAAGACCCTAATAACTCTGAAAGTGAAACTATGTTGTTGGAAGCACTCAGTATCAGGCAACAAGAAAAAAACGTATTCGGTTTATTTGCAAGCAACATACATCTCACTAAATATTATACAAATAAAGACTTAGGAAAAGCAAAATACCATGCTCATGAAGCCTATCATAGTATAAAAGATTTTGGAGATTATGAGGCATTATTAGAAGTGTTAACCTTGATTACCAAATTAGATCCAGAGTCTCTAGAGGACCATCAACGCTTTAAAGAGGCTAGTCTTCAACTTATGGAACTTCGAAAAAAGACACGAGAAATCTATGCACCTACGCGATTTGAGAATGAAAACTTACTAAAGGAGAACGCAGAAAAAAACAGAAAAATATCAGAGGTTCGTAACGAAAATACAATCTATCTTCTGGGGATTTTGTTATTACTCACAGGTATTGGATTTATAGTCTATTTTTTTAGACAACAAATGCATTACCTTAATCAACAAAATAAAATAATACAGTTTGAAGCCAGTTACGAAACCGAAACTCGTATTTCTAAACAATTACATGATGAGCTAGGGAATGATATTTTCCAGTTGATGATGCAATATCAAAACGATCCTCATGATTCCCAAATAAAAGATAAACTCAACATTACCTACCTCAAAGCACGTGATATCTCTCGTGAAAACAATGAGTTCGAGACTGGGGAGACCTACCCAGAAGAATTGAATACTATGCTACAAAACTATACCCAAAAAGGGATTCAGTTAATCGTTATAGGATTTGATAGGATCGATTGGGATGAGGTGGATAAAACCATAAAAATAACGGTGTACAGGGTGCTACAGGAATTGATGACCAATATGCAGAAACATAGTCAAGCCAGTCTGGTTAAATTGAAATTTTCTAATACCAATGACACACTTACGATTAACTATTCTGATAACGGTGTAGGGATGACAGAGGAAGATGTAAAATCCAAAAATGGACTTCGAAATACAGAAAACCGTATTCGAGCTATACGAGGAACACTTATCTTTGACTCAGAAAAAGGCAAAGGTTTTAAAGCCGAAATACAAATCCCTAATTCTTAA